Proteins found in one Fulvitalea axinellae genomic segment:
- a CDS encoding NCS2 family permease, producing the protein MIEKIFKLKERKTTTRREVIGGLTTFLTMAYIIFVNPAILGDAGMDKGALITVTCVAGFIGTVLVGLWANVPFAMAPGMGLNAFFTYSLVLGMGVSWEQALGVVFISGVLFLLLTLAGVREKIVDAIPLSLRLAVAAGIGLFIAFIGFKNLGLIVDNPATLVGLGALTPTVIIGLVGLLIAAVLEVKKVKGALLYSILITFGLALAFADVSLPESVVSLPPSMAPTFAKLDIMGALSVSLMGAIFSFMFVDLFDSVGTVVACSYEADMVDKKGKIQKVGKVLEADAVATVIGSFLGTSTTTTFIESASGIAAGARTGLASVVTGVLFLVAPFFAPMIGIVPAYATAPALIIVGVFMFRNVRKIDFKDFAEAVPAFLTIILMPLTYSISTGIVFGFISYVVLMVASGRAKELSLMMWAIGALSVLNLVVGGH; encoded by the coding sequence ATGATCGAGAAAATATTCAAGCTTAAGGAAAGGAAGACGACAACCCGCAGAGAGGTGATCGGCGGATTGACCACTTTCCTAACAATGGCTTATATCATATTCGTTAACCCGGCCATTTTGGGTGACGCCGGAATGGACAAGGGCGCTTTGATTACCGTGACATGTGTGGCCGGTTTTATCGGCACCGTGTTGGTGGGCTTGTGGGCCAACGTTCCTTTTGCGATGGCGCCCGGCATGGGGCTGAACGCCTTCTTTACCTACTCGTTGGTGTTGGGTATGGGCGTAAGCTGGGAGCAGGCTTTGGGGGTGGTTTTCATCTCCGGCGTGTTGTTCCTGCTGTTGACTCTTGCGGGAGTCCGTGAAAAGATAGTGGACGCTATCCCGTTGTCGTTGCGCTTAGCCGTGGCGGCGGGCATTGGCCTTTTTATCGCCTTTATAGGCTTTAAAAACTTGGGCCTGATCGTTGACAATCCGGCTACCTTGGTAGGGCTTGGAGCTTTGACTCCAACCGTTATCATCGGGTTGGTAGGTTTGCTGATAGCCGCCGTGTTGGAAGTGAAGAAGGTAAAAGGGGCTTTGCTTTACAGTATCCTCATCACTTTCGGTCTCGCTTTGGCTTTCGCCGATGTCAGCTTGCCTGAATCTGTGGTGTCGTTGCCTCCTTCTATGGCTCCGACGTTTGCCAAGCTTGACATTATGGGCGCCTTGAGCGTGTCTTTGATGGGAGCCATCTTCTCGTTCATGTTTGTCGACCTGTTCGATTCGGTGGGTACCGTAGTGGCCTGCTCTTACGAAGCCGATATGGTGGACAAAAAAGGGAAGATCCAGAAAGTGGGCAAAGTGCTGGAAGCCGATGCCGTGGCTACGGTTATAGGTTCCTTTTTGGGTACCAGTACCACGACTACGTTTATCGAGTCCGCATCGGGTATTGCGGCGGGGGCCAGAACGGGTCTCGCCTCGGTAGTGACGGGTGTATTGTTTCTTGTGGCGCCGTTCTTCGCTCCGATGATCGGCATTGTTCCGGCGTACGCCACCGCTCCTGCATTGATTATCGTGGGCGTGTTTATGTTCCGGAATGTTCGCAAGATTGACTTTAAAGATTTTGCCGAAGCCGTACCGGCTTTCTTGACCATTATCCTGATGCCGTTGACATACAGCATCAGTACGGGAATTGTGTTTGGCTTTATCTCTTATGTGGTGCTTATGGTTGCCTCGGGAAGAGCCAAGGAACTTTCCTTGATGATGTGGGCCATTGGTGCCTTGTCGGTACTGAACTTGGTAGTGGGCGGACATTAA
- a CDS encoding DUF5020 family protein codes for MRKIVQVLVLVLSMCAVDEALGQNLQLHYDYGQAKDGKNNADREYFTVTFEMFKPDKLGSTFTFVDFDFDRNKGGMSLAYWEIARKFTLPKKFNKFNFHLEYNGGFVDKGYTPDDLEFGIPSSFLTGIGYDFKVAGFNLSTSYLLKKFEGSDGIDGQFTLVWFRNFFDNKLTFNGFLDVWTEDKFVVDGVKPRTVLLTEPQLWYNVGNGFSFGGECEISKNFFTFDGDVEFMPTVAVKYSFN; via the coding sequence ATGAGGAAGATTGTACAGGTGTTGGTACTTGTGTTATCTATGTGTGCGGTGGATGAAGCTTTAGGGCAAAATCTGCAACTTCATTACGATTACGGGCAAGCGAAGGACGGAAAGAACAACGCTGACCGTGAGTATTTTACGGTGACGTTCGAGATGTTCAAGCCGGATAAGCTCGGATCGACTTTCACGTTTGTGGATTTTGACTTTGACCGTAACAAAGGCGGTATGTCATTGGCGTATTGGGAGATCGCCAGAAAATTCACCCTTCCGAAGAAGTTTAACAAGTTTAATTTCCATTTGGAATACAACGGCGGTTTTGTGGACAAGGGTTACACCCCAGACGATCTTGAATTCGGAATCCCGTCGTCGTTCTTGACTGGTATCGGTTATGATTTCAAAGTGGCCGGTTTTAATCTGAGCACTTCATATTTGTTGAAAAAATTCGAAGGCTCAGACGGTATTGACGGACAGTTCACTTTGGTGTGGTTCCGCAATTTCTTTGACAATAAATTGACATTCAACGGATTTTTGGATGTCTGGACAGAGGACAAGTTTGTTGTGGACGGCGTGAAGCCCCGTACGGTGTTGTTGACAGAGCCACAGCTTTGGTACAATGTGGGTAACGGCTTCTCGTTTGGCGGCGAGTGCGAAATCTCGAAAAACTTCTTCACCTTCGACGGTGACGTGGAGTTTATGCCTACCGTGGCCGTTAAATATTCTTTCAACTAG
- a CDS encoding glycoside hydrolase family 108 protein, producing MGDFKAIHDRLALREGYYAKVSGDAGGETYCGITRKNYPGWPGWETIDKVKKERGDSRLAHNERLEDLDSEAYAFYLRMYKKYSFDKIENASLSELVFDQWVNSGNRAVKQFQQCVNTLAEKDGAPAIADDGVFGPNTAKATNRCDAFDLFEEFRACREDFYKRIAEKRENKKFLKGWLRRLQGIRFVESVAS from the coding sequence ATGGGAGATTTCAAAGCGATTCATGACCGTCTGGCCTTGCGTGAAGGCTATTACGCCAAAGTGTCCGGCGATGCCGGTGGCGAAACCTATTGCGGGATTACCCGAAAGAACTATCCGGGCTGGCCCGGTTGGGAAACTATTGACAAGGTGAAGAAGGAGAGGGGTGATAGTCGGTTGGCCCATAACGAGCGTTTGGAAGATCTGGATTCGGAAGCCTACGCCTTTTATCTGCGGATGTATAAAAAATACTCATTCGACAAGATCGAAAATGCCAGTCTCTCCGAGCTTGTGTTTGACCAATGGGTAAACAGCGGAAACAGGGCCGTAAAGCAGTTTCAGCAATGCGTAAACACTTTGGCGGAAAAGGATGGAGCACCCGCAATTGCGGACGATGGAGTGTTTGGGCCGAATACGGCCAAAGCTACCAATAGGTGTGATGCGTTTGACCTTTTTGAGGAGTTTAGGGCCTGTCGGGAGGATTTTTATAAACGGATTGCAGAAAAACGGGAAAACAAGAAATTCTTGAAAGGTTGGTTACGGAGATTGCAGGGGATAAGGTTTGTGGAAAGTGTAGCGTCGTAA
- the typA gene encoding translational GTPase TypA: protein MTNIRNVAIIAHVDHGKTTLVDKIIYATKSLRENQKFDDLILDNNDLERERGITITSKNVSVRYKDVKINIIDTPGHADFGGEVERVLKMADGVLLLVDAFEGAMPQTRFVLGKALQAGLKPIVVVNKVDKENCRPDEVHEQVFDLMFNLGADEEQLDFKTLYGSSKQGWMSTDWNQPTDSLIPLLDEIIETIPPAPQVIDAVPQLQITSLDYSSFVGRIAIGRLYQGVLEEGQDIGLTKSDGTVKKTRIKELNTFEGLGKAKVQKVEAGDICAIVGLDDFDIGDTVTSLEDPQPLPRISVDEPTMSMLFTINNSPFFGKEGKFVTSRHLRERLMKETEINLALKVQETDSEDKFLVYGRGVLHLSVLIETMRREGYELQVGQPQVLFREVDGQRCEPIETLVVDVPEASSGKVIELATQRKGELKIMEPKGDVQHLEFEIPSRGLIGLRNNVLTATAGEAIMTHRYKEYAPFKGEIPGRNNGSLISMANGPGTPYSIDKLQDRGVFFVDPGVELYVGQVIGEHTRSNDLVVNVQKGKKLTNMRTSGSDDNAKIVPARKFSLEEALEYIQKDEYLEVTPENLRMRKIILDENERKKQANK from the coding sequence ATGACGAACATCAGAAATGTTGCCATCATCGCGCACGTCGATCACGGCAAGACCACGTTGGTGGACAAGATCATCTACGCCACCAAAAGCCTCAGGGAAAACCAGAAATTCGACGATCTGATCCTTGACAATAACGACCTGGAACGCGAAAGGGGGATCACGATCACCTCCAAAAACGTTTCGGTACGCTACAAGGATGTCAAGATCAATATCATCGACACCCCCGGTCACGCCGACTTCGGCGGGGAAGTGGAAAGGGTTCTCAAGATGGCCGACGGAGTGCTCCTGCTCGTGGACGCTTTCGAAGGCGCAATGCCCCAGACCCGCTTCGTACTGGGAAAAGCCCTTCAGGCCGGCCTTAAGCCTATCGTCGTAGTTAACAAGGTGGACAAAGAGAACTGCCGCCCCGACGAGGTGCACGAGCAGGTATTCGACCTGATGTTCAACCTTGGCGCGGACGAGGAGCAATTGGACTTCAAAACCCTTTACGGCTCTTCGAAACAAGGATGGATGAGCACGGACTGGAACCAGCCTACCGATTCGCTGATTCCTCTTCTTGACGAGATCATCGAAACCATACCGCCGGCGCCGCAGGTGATAGACGCCGTTCCGCAGTTGCAGATCACGTCATTGGACTACTCTTCGTTCGTAGGCCGAATCGCCATCGGACGCCTTTACCAAGGCGTTTTGGAGGAAGGCCAAGACATCGGGCTTACCAAAAGCGACGGCACGGTAAAGAAAACGCGCATCAAGGAGCTTAACACGTTCGAAGGCCTCGGAAAAGCAAAGGTACAGAAAGTGGAAGCCGGAGATATCTGCGCCATCGTAGGTCTCGACGATTTCGACATCGGCGATACCGTAACCTCGTTGGAAGATCCGCAACCGCTCCCACGTATTTCCGTCGACGAGCCTACCATGAGTATGCTCTTCACCATCAACAACTCGCCGTTCTTCGGTAAGGAAGGTAAATTCGTTACCTCCAGACACCTGCGCGAACGTCTGATGAAAGAAACCGAGATCAACTTGGCCCTCAAGGTTCAGGAAACAGACTCGGAAGACAAATTCCTCGTTTACGGACGTGGCGTGCTTCACTTGTCAGTTCTTATCGAGACAATGAGACGCGAAGGCTACGAGCTTCAGGTAGGTCAGCCACAGGTTCTTTTCAGAGAAGTCGACGGACAGCGTTGCGAGCCTATCGAGACATTGGTAGTGGACGTACCGGAAGCCAGCTCAGGCAAAGTGATCGAACTCGCCACTCAGCGTAAAGGCGAGCTGAAGATCATGGAACCGAAAGGAGACGTTCAGCACTTGGAATTCGAAATCCCGTCGCGCGGACTTATCGGACTCCGTAACAACGTACTGACCGCCACCGCCGGCGAAGCGATCATGACGCACCGCTACAAGGAGTACGCTCCTTTCAAAGGCGAAATCCCGGGACGTAACAACGGGTCGTTGATCTCTATGGCCAACGGGCCGGGCACCCCTTACTCTATCGACAAGCTTCAGGACCGCGGCGTATTCTTCGTAGATCCGGGCGTTGAGCTTTACGTAGGTCAGGTAATCGGTGAGCACACCCGCTCAAACGACTTGGTGGTAAACGTTCAGAAAGGAAAGAAACTTACCAACATGCGTACTTCAGGTTCGGACGACAACGCCAAGATTGTTCCCGCCCGCAAGTTCTCGTTGGAAGAGGCTTTAGAATACATCCAGAAGGACGAATACCTTGAAGTAACACCGGAAAATCTCAGGATGAGAAAAATCATCTTGGACGAAAACGAGCGTAAGAAACAAGCCAACAAATAA
- a CDS encoding OmpA family protein, with protein MMTNRKLWALAPVLLTLFFSTSCVTQGKYDQLLSQKEEVATESQACAEALEISDEENRKFRARIEGLEKDTARLGPYGRKNARDLAKLRKEHASLNRLYDDLMKNSGKLNQSLHAQQQHLNQTRADLESTRAQNEELARDLAQREKRVNELEKVIQAQKQAAQDLQDRVATALGSFAENDIQIENRNGEVYVSLSDKLLFGSGSIKVDPKGIDALQKLGQVISQQDNFEIVIEGHTDNVAISKPSKYMRDNWDLSVIRATSVARILITEGVEPSFIHAQGRGEHLPKADNDSPENKQLNRRIEIILKPRLADFYQILNKPSSI; from the coding sequence ATGATGACAAACAGAAAACTTTGGGCACTCGCCCCCGTTCTTCTGACCCTATTTTTTTCGACAAGTTGTGTCACCCAAGGCAAATACGACCAACTTCTCAGCCAAAAGGAAGAAGTGGCTACGGAAAGCCAAGCCTGCGCAGAAGCCTTGGAAATCTCGGATGAGGAAAACCGAAAATTCAGGGCAAGGATAGAAGGCCTTGAGAAAGACACCGCCAGACTCGGCCCCTACGGACGAAAAAACGCGAGAGACCTTGCCAAACTCCGCAAGGAACACGCTTCATTGAACAGGCTGTATGATGACCTGATGAAAAACAGTGGTAAGCTGAACCAAAGCCTCCACGCCCAACAGCAACACCTTAACCAAACCCGCGCCGATCTGGAAAGCACCAGAGCCCAAAACGAGGAACTGGCCCGTGACCTTGCGCAAAGGGAGAAAAGGGTAAACGAACTTGAGAAAGTGATTCAGGCGCAAAAGCAGGCGGCTCAAGACCTTCAGGACAGAGTAGCTACCGCTTTGGGAAGTTTCGCCGAAAACGACATCCAAATCGAAAACCGAAATGGCGAAGTATACGTCTCGCTTTCCGACAAACTGCTTTTCGGATCAGGCAGCATCAAAGTGGACCCTAAGGGCATTGACGCACTCCAGAAGCTTGGGCAGGTGATCTCCCAGCAAGACAATTTCGAGATTGTCATAGAAGGCCACACCGACAATGTCGCCATCTCAAAACCTTCGAAATACATGCGCGACAACTGGGACTTGAGCGTTATCCGCGCCACATCGGTAGCCCGTATTCTGATTACCGAAGGTGTGGAACCGTCTTTTATCCATGCCCAAGGCCGCGGAGAACACCTCCCGAAAGCCGATAACGACAGCCCGGAAAATAAGCAACTCAACAGAAGAATCGAGATTATCCTCAAGCCAAGGCTCGCAGACTTTTACCAGATTTTGAACAAGCCTTCGTCTATCTAA